A region from the Alosa alosa isolate M-15738 ecotype Scorff River chromosome 7, AALO_Geno_1.1, whole genome shotgun sequence genome encodes:
- the jupa gene encoding junction plakoglobin a isoform X1, translated as MAMQMGEPEGMVKVSEWQQTYYSSDSGIQSGATTVRTDDDGGEYSKQYTITTTVTTDNPAELESQLNMTRAQRVRAAMFPETVAEGTTILSTQTEGTHMTNVQRLAEPSQLLKAAIVHLINYQDDAELASRAIPELTKLLNDDDQAVVGKAAQIVNQLTRKEASRRALMQSPQMVAAVVRAMQNTSDMETARATASILHNLSHQREGLLAIFKSGGIPALVRMLSSPMESVLFYAITTLHNLLLHQEGAKMAVRLADGLQRMVPLLKKSNPKFLAITTDCLQLLSYGNQESKLIILANSGPEGLVHIMRNYNYEKLLWTTSRVLKVLSVCPSNKPAIVDAGGMQALGKHLTGSSQRLMQNCLWTLRNLSDAATKQEGLDSLLMDLVGLLSSDDMHMLTCATGVLSNLTCNNGRNKSLVVQGNGVEALIHAILRASEKEDVVEPAVCALRHLTSRHPDAELAQNAVRQHYGIPAIVKLLAQPFYWPIIKAAVGLVRNLALCPANQAPLRDAGAIQRLINLLLKAHQDAQKHGSTAQQTYQDGVRMEEIVEGCTGALHILARDPTNAADIASMDTIPLFVQLLYSPVDNVKRVAAGVLCELAVDKRSAEVIDAEGASAPLMELLHSSNEGIATYAAAVLFRISEDKTADYRKRVSVELTHSLFKHDPAAWDMAHKNAQMDTAYAADEVDAGYGGYGGYPEGMPMNGMHMEGEMPEDYAPSMGYGAYTDQPY; from the exons ATGGCAATGCAGA tgggcgAGCCCGAGGGCATGGTGAAGGTGTCGGAGTGGCAGCAGACCTACTACTCGTCTGACTCGGGCATCCAGTCCGGCGCCACCACAGTGCGCACAGACGACGATGGGGGCGAGTACAGCAAGCAgtacaccatcaccaccaccgtCACCACCGACAACccagcag agcTGGAGTCTCAGTTAAACATGACGCGGGCTCAGCGCGTGCGGGCGGCCATGTTCCCCGAGACGGTGGCGGAGGGCACGACCATCCTGTCCACACAGACTGAGGGCACCCACATGACCAACGTGCAGAGGCTGGCTGAGCCCTCCCAGCTGCTCAAGGCCGCCATCGTCCACCTCATCAACTACCAGGACGACGCAGAGCTAGCTTCGCGTGCCATACCCGAGCTCACCAAGCTCCTCAACGACGATGACCAG GCGGTGGTGGGTAAGGCGGCCCAGATTGTGAACCAGCTGACGCGTAAGGAGGCGTCTCGGCGGGCGCTCATGCAGTCGCCCCAGATGGTGGCAGCGGTGGTGCGCGCCATGCAGAACACCAGCGACATGGAGACGGCCCGCGCCACGGCCAGCATCCTGCACAACCTGTCGCACCAGCGCGAGGGCCTGCTCGCCATTTTCAAGTCCGGCGGCATCCCCGCGCTCGTCCGCATGCTCAG cTCCCCCATGGAGTCGGTGCTGTTCTATGCCATCACTACGCTGCACAACCTGCTGCTGCACCAGGAGGGGGCCAAGATGGCCGTGCGTCTGGCCGACGGGCTGCAGAGGATGGTGCCGCTGCTCAAGAAGAGCAACCCCAAGTTCCTGGCCATCACCACAGACTGCCTGCAGCTCCTCTCCTACGGCAACCAGGAGAGCAAG CTGATCATCCTGGCTAACAGCGGCCCTGAGGGTCTGGTCCACATCATGAGGAACTACAACTATGAGAAGCTCCTGTGGACCACCAGCCGCGTGCTCAAAGTGCTCTCCGTCTGCCCCAGCAACAAGCCCGCCATCGTCGACGCTG ggggcATGCAGGCCCTGGGTAAGCACCTGACGGGCTCCAGCCAGAGGCTGATGCAGAACTGCCTGTGGACGCTCAGAAACCTGTCTGACGCCGCCACCAAGCAG GAGGGCCTGGACAGTCTCCTGATGGACCTGGTCGGTCTGCTCTCGTCCGACGACATGCACATGCTGACGTGCGCCACCGGCGTGCTGTCCAACCTCACGTGCAACAACGGGCGCAACAAGTCCCTGGTGGTGCAGGGCAACGGCGTGGAGGCGCTGATCCACGCCATCCTGCGCGCCAGCGAGAAGGAGGACGTGGTGGAGCCGGCCGTCTGCGCCCTGCGCCACCTCACCAGCCGCCACCCGGACGCCGAGCTGGCCCAGAATGCCGTGCGGCAGCACTACGGCATCCCCGCCATCGTCAAGCTGCTCGCTCAGCCCTTCTACTGGCCCATCATCAAG GCTGCAGTTGGTCTGGTCCGTAACCTGGCTCTGTGCCCAGCCAATCAGGCGCCTCTCAGGGACGCAGGGGCCATCCAGAGACTGATCAACCTGCTGCTGAAGGCCCATCAGGACGCCCAGAAGCACGGCTCCACTGCCCAGCAGACGTACCAG gatggtgtgaggatggaggagatTGTGGAGGGCTGCACAGGAGCTCTGCACATCCTGGCCAGAGACCCGACCAACGCTGCCGATATCGCGTCCATGGACACCATCCCCCTGTTTGTCCAG CTGCTGTACTCCCCAGTGGATAACGTGAAGCGCGTGGCTGCCGGCGTGCTATGTGAGCTGGCTGTGGACAAGCGCTCGGCCGAGGTGATCGACGCCGAGGGAGCCTCCGCCCCTCTTATGGAGCTCCTGCACTCCAGCAACGAGGGAATCG CCACCTACGCCGCCGCCGTCCTCTTCCGCATCTCCGAGGACAAGACTGCCGACTACAGGAAGCGCGTGTCCGTGGAGCTGACCCACTCGCTCTTCAAACACGACCCCGCTGCATGGGACATG GCACACAAGAATGCACAGATGGACACTGCCTACGCAGCTGACG AGGTGGACGCTGGATACGGCGGCTATGGCGGCTATCCTGAGGGTATGCCCATGAATGGCATGCACATGGAGGGCGAGATGCCCGAGGATTATGCCCCAAGCATGGGCTATGGCGCCTACACAGATCAGCCCTACTAA
- the jupa gene encoding junction plakoglobin a isoform X2, with the protein MAMQMGEPEGMVKVSEWQQTYYSSDSGIQSGATTVRTDDDGGEYSKQYTITTTVTTDNPAELESQLNMTRAQRVRAAMFPETVAEGTTILSTQTEGTHMTNVQRLAEPSQLLKAAIVHLINYQDDAELASRAIPELTKLLNDDDQAVVGKAAQIVNQLTRKEASRRALMQSPQMVAAVVRAMQNTSDMETARATASILHNLSHQREGLLAIFKSGGIPALVRMLSSPMESVLFYAITTLHNLLLHQEGAKMAVRLADGLQRMVPLLKKSNPKFLAITTDCLQLLSYGNQESKLIILANSGPEGLVHIMRNYNYEKLLWTTSRVLKVLSVCPSNKPAIVDAGGMQALGKHLTGSSQRLMQNCLWTLRNLSDAATKQEGLDSLLMDLVGLLSSDDMHMLTCATGVLSNLTCNNGRNKSLVVQGNGVEALIHAILRASEKEDVVEPAVCALRHLTSRHPDAELAQNAVRQHYGIPAIVKLLAQPFYWPIIKAAVGLVRNLALCPANQAPLRDAGAIQRLINLLLKAHQDAQKHGSTAQQTYQDGVRMEEIVEGCTGALHILARDPTNAADIASMDTIPLFVQLLYSPVDNVKRVAAGVLCELAVDKRSAEVIDAEGASAPLMELLHSSNEGIATYAAAVLFRISEDKTADYRKRVSVELTHSLFKHDPAAWDMAHKNAQMDTAYAADEVDAGYGGYGGYPEDV; encoded by the exons ATGGCAATGCAGA tgggcgAGCCCGAGGGCATGGTGAAGGTGTCGGAGTGGCAGCAGACCTACTACTCGTCTGACTCGGGCATCCAGTCCGGCGCCACCACAGTGCGCACAGACGACGATGGGGGCGAGTACAGCAAGCAgtacaccatcaccaccaccgtCACCACCGACAACccagcag agcTGGAGTCTCAGTTAAACATGACGCGGGCTCAGCGCGTGCGGGCGGCCATGTTCCCCGAGACGGTGGCGGAGGGCACGACCATCCTGTCCACACAGACTGAGGGCACCCACATGACCAACGTGCAGAGGCTGGCTGAGCCCTCCCAGCTGCTCAAGGCCGCCATCGTCCACCTCATCAACTACCAGGACGACGCAGAGCTAGCTTCGCGTGCCATACCCGAGCTCACCAAGCTCCTCAACGACGATGACCAG GCGGTGGTGGGTAAGGCGGCCCAGATTGTGAACCAGCTGACGCGTAAGGAGGCGTCTCGGCGGGCGCTCATGCAGTCGCCCCAGATGGTGGCAGCGGTGGTGCGCGCCATGCAGAACACCAGCGACATGGAGACGGCCCGCGCCACGGCCAGCATCCTGCACAACCTGTCGCACCAGCGCGAGGGCCTGCTCGCCATTTTCAAGTCCGGCGGCATCCCCGCGCTCGTCCGCATGCTCAG cTCCCCCATGGAGTCGGTGCTGTTCTATGCCATCACTACGCTGCACAACCTGCTGCTGCACCAGGAGGGGGCCAAGATGGCCGTGCGTCTGGCCGACGGGCTGCAGAGGATGGTGCCGCTGCTCAAGAAGAGCAACCCCAAGTTCCTGGCCATCACCACAGACTGCCTGCAGCTCCTCTCCTACGGCAACCAGGAGAGCAAG CTGATCATCCTGGCTAACAGCGGCCCTGAGGGTCTGGTCCACATCATGAGGAACTACAACTATGAGAAGCTCCTGTGGACCACCAGCCGCGTGCTCAAAGTGCTCTCCGTCTGCCCCAGCAACAAGCCCGCCATCGTCGACGCTG ggggcATGCAGGCCCTGGGTAAGCACCTGACGGGCTCCAGCCAGAGGCTGATGCAGAACTGCCTGTGGACGCTCAGAAACCTGTCTGACGCCGCCACCAAGCAG GAGGGCCTGGACAGTCTCCTGATGGACCTGGTCGGTCTGCTCTCGTCCGACGACATGCACATGCTGACGTGCGCCACCGGCGTGCTGTCCAACCTCACGTGCAACAACGGGCGCAACAAGTCCCTGGTGGTGCAGGGCAACGGCGTGGAGGCGCTGATCCACGCCATCCTGCGCGCCAGCGAGAAGGAGGACGTGGTGGAGCCGGCCGTCTGCGCCCTGCGCCACCTCACCAGCCGCCACCCGGACGCCGAGCTGGCCCAGAATGCCGTGCGGCAGCACTACGGCATCCCCGCCATCGTCAAGCTGCTCGCTCAGCCCTTCTACTGGCCCATCATCAAG GCTGCAGTTGGTCTGGTCCGTAACCTGGCTCTGTGCCCAGCCAATCAGGCGCCTCTCAGGGACGCAGGGGCCATCCAGAGACTGATCAACCTGCTGCTGAAGGCCCATCAGGACGCCCAGAAGCACGGCTCCACTGCCCAGCAGACGTACCAG gatggtgtgaggatggaggagatTGTGGAGGGCTGCACAGGAGCTCTGCACATCCTGGCCAGAGACCCGACCAACGCTGCCGATATCGCGTCCATGGACACCATCCCCCTGTTTGTCCAG CTGCTGTACTCCCCAGTGGATAACGTGAAGCGCGTGGCTGCCGGCGTGCTATGTGAGCTGGCTGTGGACAAGCGCTCGGCCGAGGTGATCGACGCCGAGGGAGCCTCCGCCCCTCTTATGGAGCTCCTGCACTCCAGCAACGAGGGAATCG CCACCTACGCCGCCGCCGTCCTCTTCCGCATCTCCGAGGACAAGACTGCCGACTACAGGAAGCGCGTGTCCGTGGAGCTGACCCACTCGCTCTTCAAACACGACCCCGCTGCATGGGACATG GCACACAAGAATGCACAGATGGACACTGCCTACGCAGCTGACG AGGTGGACGCTGGATACGGCGGCTATGGCGGCTATCCTGAGG ACGTGTGA